In Verrucomicrobiota bacterium, the genomic window AGCCTCGGGACGGCGGCAACCAGTGAGTCCGACGCCGGTCAGCGCGGTAGCTGCTCCCATCAGACGGACGAAGTCGCGGCGGGAGAGATTGTTATCCTCACCATCGGATCCCGCGGCGCCGGGAGTGAACTCGCGGGCGAGATCTTCGGCAAAGGCAGGCGAGTTCTCGCGCTCTCCCTGACTTCTCCAGAGGGCTGGCTTCAGATCACGCGTGGGATGTTGGAAAATCTTTTTCATCGGTGGCAGCCTCCGCAGTTGACGGGTGGATTGACCTTCCACTCCTCTTTGAACTTTGTTCCCAGCTCACGCTGCGCCTCGGGCGAGGCGGGATGCCAGTTCATGTTAAAGATCTCCGAGGGAGGGCGAAGGAAATTCTCAGGGGCGCGATGGCAGTCCAGGCACCACTTCATGCTGAGTGACTCGGCCTCGTAGACAACGCTCATCTCGTTTACTGCACCATGACAGCTGTAGCAGCTGACCCCACGGTTCACATGGACCGCATGGTTGAAGTAGGCGTAATCCGGCAGGCGGTGGATCTGCACCCAAGGAATCGGCTGGCCTGTCTCCCAGCTGTCGCGCACAGCGGCCAGACGGGGACTGTTCGGCAGGATCTTGCCCTGGCCATGGCAGTTGATGCAGGTCTGGGTGGCAGGCAGGTTCGAGTGACCGGCTACCTCGACGAAGCTATGGCAATAGCGACAGTCCATCCCGAGCTGCTTCACGTGCAGGGCATGGGAGAAGGGCACCGGCTGGTCGGGCTGATAGCCGACGCGGGTGTACTTCGGCGTGAAATAGTACCAGATCCCGAGAGTGATGGGTCCACCGATCACCAGGCCGCAGACAAGCAGCTGGAGCGGAAGCCAATTGGCCCATCTGGGAAAGAAATTCGACATTCGGGTGTTAGAGAAACGCCCGGATGGAGGAATTCTCAGGCCTGAACAGAGTAGAAAGTCAGCGGCCGAAGGCAAGAAATTTGCCGCAAAAAATCAAGAAGAGCCGAATGATCTCGCGCAGCCGTAACGTATGCGAAGCAACGGCCGGGCAAGCAAACGCAGAGAACGCAGAGAGAAGAAAATGAGAAATCTCTTTTTCCTGAATTCCTTATTTTATGCTCACGCCTATGATTGCGAAACATTCAACGGCATCCCTATGAAAAAAATGCTCCCGCTTCTGCTTTCAGTTTTCTTTTCGTTATTGCCACTCCAGGCCGCGCCTAAGCCTCAGACCAACCTTCCCAAGGCAACACTTTCCCTTGGGACCAACTCTCTGAATGCCCAGATCGCGGCCGATGATGCCTCACGGGAACTTGGCCTGATGTCGCGGACGAATCTCGGGACCGACGAGGCGATGGTCTTCGTATTTCCTCACCCCCGATCCGTCACTTTCTGGATGAAGGATACCCCGCTCCCACTCTCCATCGCCTACGTGGGTCGCTCGGGTATGATCTTCGAAATCCATGACATGAAGCCCTTCGATGAAACCCCCATCCCCAGCGCCTCAAGCGCCGTCATCTACGCAATCGAGACACCGGTGGGTTGGTTTGAAAAACACGGCGTGATGGCTGGCAGCACGGTCGGTGGACTTCCTTCTCCCGGCACGGCGAAGTAGGGAGTGGGGAAAAGTGGGAAAGTGAAAGGTTAGAAAGTCGCAACCCTTAGAGCATTTGCGGTTTTTTCTGACGCATGTACACGTGAAGATATCTCGCGCTGAGGCGCAGAGGCGCAGAGTTTTTAGACTAATGGCTGCGCTTCTTTGGAAACACATCTCCCTTGGAAGAAGTCGTCAGACCCCATTGTGAATCGATTAAATGATTCTCCGATTTGAGTGGCATAACGGTGACTATATTTTCTGGACCCCATCCTTTGTCTTTTCCTCCGCGCCTCTGCGACTCTGCGCGAGTCCTTTTATTCATCGACAGTCAAGTTGATCGCCCAAGCAGCCAAGAAAATCCACGAAATCCAATCCTGATAAGAACTCCCGGAGCATTCCTCTCGTTTGTGCCGTTCTTGCCATTCGTGGTTTCAACAATTCGAACTCTCCAACAAAAAAACCCGCTCCTTTTCAGGAAGCGGGGTTTATTTGAAAGCGTCTTGGTTTAAGCTGAGCGCTTGCGGCGGTAGGCCACCACGAGGGCTAGCGCACCGAGGCCCATGAGGGCGTAGGTGGAGGGCTCGGGAATGGCATCGTAGGTGTAGTCGATAGAGACGCTCCCAGAAGCAAACATTTGACTGTAATCGACCGTCGTATTGCCCGAGTTGTCGGACGTTAGCACGAAGGGCTGTACTAGCGTTGAAGACAGCGTTCCCGTGCCAGTGAAGAACTCGGCAAACGCGAACAGGTTGTTGTTCACGGAACCGAGGGACTGCGGATTCAGGCCCAAGTTGAAGGATTGATTGGAATTCGTTGCAATTGTAAACTGCATGGCCGGGATTGTCGTCAGGGTGGTCTGCGCGGTCTGCTGCGCCGACGGCGCTCCTAAACCGCTGAATGTCAGCCGCAGGCGATCCTTCGGGTTGGAGAGAGTCGCAGGATCGACTAGGTCGGAGTTGAATACGTCGAAAGAACCGGTCACCGTCCCATCAATGATCAATGAGATCCCCGTCAGCGTGCCAAGCGCAGAATCGAACTGGTTCCAAGTAAGGACCAGGGAATTGGTGGATAAACTACTAAACGACTGCAACTGGTTGATCGTTGCGGCGTTTGCTGTTCCAGAGGCTAGAATGCCGCCAAGGCAGAGCGCGGCAAGGAGGGGTAGGGGCTTTTTCATGGGTGCTATAAAACTAGGCAGAACAACTAGAGTGTCAAACGGTATTTTTTGAAAACAGACATTGTGGTTTTTCTCCAGAAACAGCCCAAAGAGAGCCTATAAAAAACCCCGCTTTCCCTTTCGGGAGGCGGGGATGTTTTTCGGCCTCTGACCTAACAGTCTAACAGCCTACAGTCTAATAGCCTGTTTGATGGAGGCTCTGCCTCCATCAAACCTTCAGCTCCTCATTGGTCTGCGCATTCGCGACAGTGAACTTCTCCACATGGAGTGTCGGGTCGGACTTAAAGGAGAGTCGACCGGCGTACTTGCGCTCGATGTCGATAAGGAGTTCCTCGTCCTCGGTGCGGAGGCGGTTGAGAAGCTCCGGATGAACGGTGACCTTAAACTCATGGATCTCCTCCTGGTGACGCTTCATGAGAGTGTGAAGCGCCCGCTGAAGCTCGACGCTCATGGTCATTTGGCTCTTCACGACGCCCTTGCCGTGGCAATAGGAGCAGTTCGTGTAGAGCGAGCTGGAGAGACTCTCTTGAGCTCGCTGACGGGTCATCTCCATGAGGCCGAGCGCGGAGATTGGGAGAACATGGGTGCGGGCCTTGTCGCGACGCAGGCGGTCGCGCATGCGCTGGTAGACGGCTTGCTGATCCTTACGGTTCTTCATATCGATGAAGTCGACAACGATTAGTCCGCCGATATTACGCAGACGCAGCTGGCGAGCGACCTCATCAGCCGCCTCCATGTTGGTTTGGAAGATGGTCTTGTCCATGTCCTTGCTACCCTTGTTCCGCCCAGTGTTCACGTCGACGGCGATCATGGCCTCGGTCTCATCGATGACGAGATAGCCGCCGCACGGTAGCCAGACCTGGCGCAGGAAGGCGTTATCGATCTGAGTCTGAACGGCGAAATTGTCGAAGATAGGCTTCTGGCCGCTGTAGAAGTGGATCGATTTCTTGGCGCGCTTGGAGATCTGGCCTACGAGTTCCTGCATGCGTTCGCAGGCCTTGATGTCATCGACATGAACGGCATCCACACTCTCTGTCAGGAGATCGCGGACCGTACGATCGACCAGATCGGGCTCGAGGATCAGTGTGCTGGCGGCCGGCTTCTCGGCCATCCCCTTCTCCACTTCGCGCCACTGGTCGAGCAGGAAGCCGAGATCGCGGACGAAGAAACGGGCCTTCTGCCCCTCTCCTGCGGTGCGGATGATAATGCCCATTCCCTCAGGCAGGGTTAGCTCGGTCAGGATCTTACGGAGACGTGCGCGCTCCTTAGGATCCTCGATCTTGCGGGAGATGCCGCACTGGTCGTTGAAAGGCATGAGGACCATGTAACGGCCAGCCATGGAAATGTTGGTGGTGATCCGGGGCCCCTTGGTGCCGATCGGTCCCTTGGTCACCTGGACCATGATCTCGCTTCCGACAGGATAGACATTGGGGATGTCCTTGGCGGTGATCTGCGGCTTCTTTTTTGGGTTGCTTCCTCCTCCTGCGCGCTGGACGGTCTCAATGCCGCTATCAAGAGCCGCCGGGATGGCGTCCCAGAAGTGAAGGAAGGCGTTCTTCTCGAAGCCGATGTCTACAAACATGGCCTTGAGGCCATGCTCGATGTTGCGGACCTTGCCCTTGAAGATGCCGCCGACGATGTTGCGCTCGCTGTCGCGCTCGATGGAGTATTCTTCCAGCTTGCCGTCCTCGAGGAGGGCGACTCGTTTCTCGAGTTTCTCGCAGCTGACGATTAGCTCGATGCGGGGGCCTGATTTTTTGACGCCTAGGAGGCGTTTGACGGTTTCAATGATGCTCATGGAATTAGGTTATTAGGGGTTTAGGGGTTAGGTAATTAGACTGAAGGCTGAAGGCTGTTGGGTCAGGTTGATGAAGAATGAGACCTGAAACTTGAAACCTGAATGACTGCACTGCAGAAGGCAGCAATTCGAGGTTTAATAAACAGATCGTGAATTGATGTTTTTGGTTTGGGAGGTTGGGTTGTTGGGGCGTAGCTATGGAAGGATGAGACCTGAAACTTGAAACCTGAATGACAGAAAAGGCCGGCCAACCTAAGTGAAAGCTGCAGGTTTGAATTGGGTTTTTTTTGTCGAATCGTTGCGTTGTGTTTGGAGTAATTTGGGAAATTTCAGCTTTCAGGTTTGCTTGCCCGGCCGTTGCTTCGCATCCGTTACGGCAGGTTTCTGATCGCCTAGTTCGATTGTTTCGGAACGGCCGAGCGGCCGCCACCTAGGAAGTTGAAGAATTTCTGAAGTCCTCCTTGAGCCTGGGGTTTCCGGTTTTTCACATGGCTGTCGGCATCCTCCCGGATATCAGGCTTGGCTGCAGGGGTGCCTCCATTTGATCCGTTCCCGGACTCGCGAGATTCCTCGGCTGCAGGATCTGGAGAGGTGGCGCTGTCGCCTCCGTACTGCGCGGGGAGATCCCGTGAGAAGTCGATTCCGGCAATCGGCTGGAAGTTGCCAATAGCCGGGCTAATTGCCTCCAGCTTGACCTCCTGCCCTTTCTCCATGGCGGTGATCTGCTCCAGGATCTTCGCGGCGATCGGGGCGGGCACGGAGCCGCCGGATTT contains:
- a CDS encoding cytochrome c family protein, with product MSNFFPRWANWLPLQLLVCGLVIGGPITLGIWYYFTPKYTRVGYQPDQPVPFSHALHVKQLGMDCRYCHSFVEVAGHSNLPATQTCINCHGQGKILPNSPRLAAVRDSWETGQPIPWVQIHRLPDYAYFNHAVHVNRGVSCYSCHGAVNEMSVVYEAESLSMKWCLDCHRAPENFLRPPSEIFNMNWHPASPEAQRELGTKFKEEWKVNPPVNCGGCHR
- a CDS encoding DUF192 domain-containing protein, encoding MKKMLPLLLSVFFSLLPLQAAPKPQTNLPKATLSLGTNSLNAQIAADDASRELGLMSRTNLGTDEAMVFVFPHPRSVTFWMKDTPLPLSIAYVGRSGMIFEIHDMKPFDETPIPSASSAVIYAIETPVGWFEKHGVMAGSTVGGLPSPGTAK
- a CDS encoding PEP-CTERM sorting domain-containing protein, whose protein sequence is MKKPLPLLAALCLGGILASGTANAATINQLQSFSSLSTNSLVLTWNQFDSALGTLTGISLIIDGTVTGSFDVFNSDLVDPATLSNPKDRLRLTFSGLGAPSAQQTAQTTLTTIPAMQFTIATNSNQSFNLGLNPQSLGSVNNNLFAFAEFFTGTGTLSSTLVQPFVLTSDNSGNTTVDYSQMFASGSVSIDYTYDAIPEPSTYALMGLGALALVVAYRRKRSA
- a CDS encoding Rne/Rng family ribonuclease, encoding MIETVKRLLGVKKSGPRIELIVSCEKLEKRVALLEDGKLEEYSIERDSERNIVGGIFKGKVRNIEHGLKAMFVDIGFEKNAFLHFWDAIPAALDSGIETVQRAGGGSNPKKKPQITAKDIPNVYPVGSEIMVQVTKGPIGTKGPRITTNISMAGRYMVLMPFNDQCGISRKIEDPKERARLRKILTELTLPEGMGIIIRTAGEGQKARFFVRDLGFLLDQWREVEKGMAEKPAASTLILEPDLVDRTVRDLLTESVDAVHVDDIKACERMQELVGQISKRAKKSIHFYSGQKPIFDNFAVQTQIDNAFLRQVWLPCGGYLVIDETEAMIAVDVNTGRNKGSKDMDKTIFQTNMEAADEVARQLRLRNIGGLIVVDFIDMKNRKDQQAVYQRMRDRLRRDKARTHVLPISALGLMEMTRQRAQESLSSSLYTNCSYCHGKGVVKSQMTMSVELQRALHTLMKRHQEEIHEFKVTVHPELLNRLRTEDEELLIDIERKYAGRLSFKSDPTLHVEKFTVANAQTNEELKV